From one Luteolibacter sp. SL250 genomic stretch:
- a CDS encoding dynamin family protein, giving the protein MFGERYFATRERLSGVMTGISALAGETGADITGKLPFEEIEKGLGNPFLFVICGEVNAGKSTLINGLFGQDLCKVNVLPETHRVTWYRHGPVARDVEITPVLEERYRPVGFLKDFSLVDTPGTNSVVKDHQQITERFLPAADLILFVFPVTNPWGAATWDFVSKIPEGGLNRVAFIIQQKDQREPTDISVILGHMRDLSMKRIGHVPPIFAVSGKLACEAKKTAPFSRSQLEKSGFPELEDFISRQVCGSPERRALLETWRSQASSALRTVEDCIEGQTRTLDDQDRFLHQIEREIDAMRERFVARLSRHLPGVAEVFQTEAVWVSNVLSSRLGAARSTFRLFTGDRTGQEMESLFIERLQAAIEAVAEADGMEVAEACRHHWGELRERVKASMGVDLDGSHPIEETLSVAKQRFVNRLGRNAQQSIGNLKVRNQLDKVLRRRNVALKSFTFMTLALVTVAGTLGALSVPWLPFIFCGAAFLFLAGGFFTAWATRKRIVLEFRDRLLDTCGAFATTLRNDYEEALRAVFQDYGDSLTAVRKHLAKEKQAVEPRLKQWKELFLTLKAIEQEL; this is encoded by the coding sequence ATGTTCGGCGAGCGTTACTTCGCCACGCGCGAACGGTTGTCCGGCGTGATGACCGGCATTTCCGCCCTTGCGGGCGAAACGGGTGCGGACATCACCGGCAAGCTGCCTTTCGAGGAGATCGAAAAGGGCCTGGGCAATCCGTTCCTGTTCGTCATCTGCGGGGAGGTGAACGCGGGGAAATCCACGCTCATCAACGGTCTGTTCGGCCAGGATCTGTGCAAGGTGAACGTCCTGCCGGAAACCCACCGGGTGACCTGGTACCGCCATGGCCCGGTCGCGCGGGATGTGGAGATCACCCCGGTGCTGGAGGAACGCTACCGGCCGGTCGGCTTCCTGAAGGACTTCTCCCTGGTGGACACACCGGGGACGAACTCCGTGGTGAAGGACCACCAGCAGATCACGGAGCGGTTCCTGCCTGCGGCGGACCTTATCCTCTTCGTCTTCCCCGTCACCAATCCATGGGGCGCGGCAACGTGGGACTTCGTGTCAAAAATCCCGGAAGGCGGCCTGAACCGCGTGGCCTTCATCATCCAGCAGAAGGACCAGCGGGAACCCACGGACATCAGCGTGATCCTGGGACACATGCGGGATCTTTCGATGAAGCGCATCGGCCACGTGCCGCCGATCTTCGCGGTGTCCGGAAAACTCGCCTGCGAGGCGAAGAAGACGGCTCCCTTTTCCCGCAGCCAGTTGGAGAAAAGCGGCTTTCCGGAGCTGGAGGACTTCATCTCCCGGCAGGTCTGCGGATCTCCGGAACGCCGTGCGCTGCTGGAGACATGGCGGTCCCAGGCGTCCTCCGCCCTGCGCACCGTGGAAGATTGCATCGAGGGCCAGACGCGCACGCTCGATGACCAGGACCGTTTCTTGCACCAGATCGAGCGGGAGATCGACGCGATGCGCGAACGCTTCGTGGCCCGACTGTCCCGCCACCTACCGGGCGTGGCGGAAGTGTTCCAAACGGAGGCAGTGTGGGTGTCCAATGTGCTTTCCTCCCGGCTGGGCGCGGCCCGTTCGACCTTCCGCCTGTTCACCGGGGACCGCACCGGCCAGGAGATGGAGTCGCTTTTCATCGAACGGCTGCAGGCCGCCATCGAAGCCGTTGCCGAGGCCGACGGAATGGAGGTTGCGGAAGCGTGCCGCCACCACTGGGGCGAACTGCGGGAGCGGGTGAAGGCGTCGATGGGTGTGGACCTGGACGGATCCCACCCCATCGAAGAGACCCTGTCGGTGGCGAAGCAACGGTTCGTCAACCGGCTGGGCCGGAATGCCCAGCAGAGCATCGGCAACCTTAAGGTGCGCAACCAACTGGACAAGGTGCTGCGCCGCCGGAACGTGGCCCTGAAGTCATTCACCTTCATGACATTGGCACTGGTGACGGTGGCGGGGACATTGGGAGCGCTTTCCGTGCCCTGGCTTCCGTTCATTTTCTGCGGAGCGGCTTTCCTGTTCCTCGCGGGTGGCTTTTTCACCGCCTGGGCGACGCGGAAACGCATCGTGCTGGAGTTCCGCGACCGCCTTTTGGACACCTGCGGTGCCTTCGCCACCACCCTGCGCAATGATTACGAGGAGGCGTTAAGAGCCGTTTTCCAGGACTACGGCGACTCCCTGACCGCGGTGCGGAAGCACCTGGCGAAGGAAAAGCAGGCCGTGGAACCAAGGCTGAAACAGTGGAAGGAGCTGTTCCTGACCCTGAAAGCCATCGAGCAGGAACTATAA
- a CDS encoding polysaccharide deacetylase family protein — MQSPIEKLGSNIITTLGNDDGLSALSRRGFLAMTATLASCSAAAPLPPQGSAAAPVKTKPNTAYRTPPVQGPVPRNPDGNHSSNFSKDGGITYSRVLVSGNYVAMTFDDGPHPQNTPRLLDMLRARNIKATFYVIGRSVDLYPNVVRRTVAEGHEIGNHTHTHRLLSKLGMDDVRQEISRCRDAIVRAAGVQPRTMRPPYGGMLQTQREMVFKEFGNPCILWSVDPLDWKRPGPGVVSSRILSGTTAGSIILAHDLHSQTVDAMPAAMDGLLKRGFRFVTVSQLLAMKMDSAAATAQTSDAAAPAH, encoded by the coding sequence ATGCAAAGCCCCATCGAAAAGCTCGGCTCGAACATCATCACCACCCTCGGGAACGATGACGGCCTCTCCGCCCTCTCCCGCCGCGGCTTCCTGGCGATGACCGCCACGCTGGCAAGCTGCTCCGCAGCCGCCCCCCTTCCGCCGCAAGGTTCCGCTGCGGCACCGGTGAAGACGAAGCCGAACACCGCCTACCGCACGCCTCCGGTACAGGGTCCCGTACCGCGCAACCCGGACGGCAACCACAGCAGCAACTTTTCCAAGGACGGCGGCATCACCTACTCCCGCGTCCTCGTTTCCGGGAACTACGTGGCGATGACCTTCGACGACGGCCCGCACCCGCAGAACACCCCGCGCCTGCTGGACATGCTGCGCGCCCGCAACATCAAGGCGACTTTCTACGTCATCGGCCGCAGCGTGGATCTCTACCCGAATGTGGTCCGCCGCACCGTCGCGGAGGGCCATGAGATCGGCAACCACACGCACACACACCGCCTGCTGAGCAAGCTGGGCATGGATGATGTGCGTCAGGAGATCAGCCGCTGCCGCGACGCGATCGTCCGCGCCGCCGGGGTGCAGCCGCGCACCATGCGCCCGCCCTACGGTGGCATGCTCCAGACCCAGCGCGAGATGGTCTTCAAGGAGTTCGGCAACCCATGCATCCTGTGGTCCGTGGACCCTCTGGACTGGAAGCGCCCCGGCCCGGGCGTGGTCAGCTCCCGCATCCTTTCCGGCACGACCGCCGGCAGCATCATCCTGGCGCACGACCTGCACTCACAGACCGTGGACGCCATGCCCGCCGCCATGGACGGCCTGCTGAAGCGCGGCTTCCGCTTTGTCACGGTTTCCCAGCTTCTGGCCATGAAAATGGACAGCGCGGCCGCAACCGCACAGACCTCGGACGCCGCAGCCCCGGCCCACTGA